The Zingiber officinale cultivar Zhangliang chromosome 2A, Zo_v1.1, whole genome shotgun sequence genomic sequence gcgctcccctgggccagggtacgttttccaTTCATATTTCATacgcatttcattattttatggtttAGTctggtactcatatattcgttggatctgcctcgagtatcggggtaccgggagccgggtcaacccggtcgctgactgcaggtagcgttgaccagaagaCTTTTGGAGATTGGTCAACAtggaagccatctcagcacaccctcctccgggacgtcgcgacttCGTCAACATTCACGTCATctcacccgacggtccgtctgactcagcttccgaacCGGATCAAGGGTAATTGTCCTTGATATATTCCTCCTCATTGTAGTTGTAGCATTGTAATTTTCATTTATTCTATAGAAGTTTTTACTCTGTGATTTATTAAAATTACTAGATTTaaataactttgaattttttttttaccgtATATGCTTTTTCATCTTGGTCGAGGGATGTGTCCGAATCCGATTCATCTTTCTTGGCTTTCAACGTTAGATTCTGatttgactccttttcttttcttaagTTTATACATCgagttttatataattttaagatagaaaataaaatttttaaaataattatgttaagatctttagaaatataatatgAATCTACTATATCGATGTCCAATACAAAGTCCTCATGAAAATATTAAATACATATTTTAATGGGTCTCAATTTATTATCttgtgaaaaaataaaataaaataaaattctattaGAGTTGACTGTCAAAATATTCATCTGATTGTTTTATTTATTCTcttaaatattttacaaatatatTATACTAAGGACGGACATCTCCTATTTCAATGCATTTAACTATGTTGACTCTCACAATGTTCGTCAAGTCTTCTCgatcctttaaaaaaaatatctgccAAATTTTTCTGGCcaaaataaattcatatgacttcCATTAACAGACATGACTCATTCAAACTAATCTGTCACTTGGTCACCCATattatcaattttaaaataaaaaatatatttaaatttttactacgcacttaaattataaatctcaaattttacatatatatataatgattagagtttttttctttaacttttttatttcacaatttttttttaaaaaaattctcattGGAGTAAAAATCGACGTTCAAAATATTCATCCAAGATTcgaagtttgattttttttttatatttattcttCTAAATGTTTTACAGATATATTATATTTTTGACGGGCATCTACACCTCGTTCAATCATTtgattggattgagttcaatgcATTTAATTATGTTGACTCGTCCAATGTTCGTCAAGTCTTCTCaatcctttaaaaaataattactgCGAAATTTTTCTAGCcagaataaattcatatgaccgCCATTAACAGACATGACTCATGAAAACTAATCTGCCACTGACCTTGTCTTTGGCCATGCCATTCAAGGCAGATAAATTCAAAGGAGACTAAATAGTATAATTTGGAATCGATCGAAGACTTTGGAGTCTTCGCACTCATTCAAATCCTTTAACTTAATCACACCAATTACAGTTGGGTATTATCAATCAGTCCACAACTTCCTCCCCTCAATGACTATATAAATTGAATAGCAATGGGAACCTATTGAGTCGGTCAGTCGCAGGCTAGAGCTAAAAGGGTCCGTGGTTGCTCTGTCGCAGGAAAGGTGACACTTGCATGGGCAAAACCTGTCCGACACAAGTATCACCTTTCTGAGACAGAGGAGCCTTGTCGATCTATTTGCCGTTCCAGTGTGCTCGTTGGCTTCAGCATGCATCAGATCGAGGATCCCAGTCGATGGCTCACGAGTTCCTTCCACTCCTTTCATCAGGAGACTGCAGGTAAGAAGGGGTACGTAATCATTAAAATGAATGATCTTGAAAACCTTAGCTTTCAATTGGTTGGATTAACAGTTAGTTAGTTCGTCATTagcatggatatatatatatatctctccATTTGGCAGTTTCAGATGCTCTGGAATGGCGAGGTAGGTGACGATTAAACTCGTTAATTCAGAAGCTAGATCTCGTGAACAATCGCCCGGCACAAGCGATTAAATGAGAGGTTGATTAGGGACTTTGGTACGGATTTCAGTGGAAAAgaagggtatatatatatatatatatatatatatatataatcaagcaTCCTATTGAGTTTttgtagttttaaattttaaaaggattttttttctcAACCAGCACATCAATCCAAGCCCATCATGGACAAGTCTGTGCGGATCACGGGCCTAAGTACGTCGATTTATCTGAATCCatcttaaaataaattaataaaattttaactaaatCTAAATAAGACGGGTCAATCTGATGAACCCAATTCAAATGAATGACTATActaatttagttaaattttagaTCCGGATATCTGgattaaagtaaaaaataatattaagatcAGAAAAAGAAAAGGCAAATTCTTCCATCACATGGAAGCCTTTTACTTAGTCCGTTGACTGGTCCGTGCTCAAAAGTTAGAATCGTCTGTGTGAAAACAAGGCCACGGCAAGTATAATAGTACACCacactttgaaatttattaaagggatacttttttatatatatatatttttttgataaattttaaaatgcggTGGATGCGTCAAATGATAAAATTATCTGTTCTTATCCTTATATGCATCAATACGATGCTATTTATGTGGGCCAAGTTTAATATGGTTTTATTTAACTATATTAACAACATACAATATAAATACATTTTGTAGaatcatataaaataaaataagaaagttCTTCGATGATATGGAAGACTTTTACTGCGTTGGTTGACTTGGTCCTTCTTCCACATCTACACTAGTGTCTCTGGCTCTTACAAAAATGCAGCCATTAAATCAAAATTCAGAACCACATGTGTGAAAACAAGAGTTAACTTCACATGGATTGCTCCTCCGGTCAACGGCCGGTCAGCATGGACGAAGAACAACAAGTCACTGTCTCGTTGTCATCGACAAGAGGAGGAGCAAGGCGAAAAAGATTCTCCAATTCCTCGTCCCTTAGCTTATGCATATAAAAACTCTAGATCGTACAGACGAGTGGAATCTAAGACCTTAAATGATTCTAAAAGTCAACATTATAGCTGTAAACAGGTAGATCTGCGATGACAGTCAACTGATCGTTGAATCCATTCCAATTTGGAATTTTCCTATAAGTTTTTCCGGCATTAATTGATAAGTCGAAGACAATCTGATTCAAATATGTATAAGAAAGGGAGAGCAGGTAAAGGAGGAGGAATGAGAAGAGTTGAGTGTTCCATGTCCAGGAGAGATGACACCAGGTTCATCTCTCATATCTTTATAGGGAAGAATGAGAATCAGGTGTCATCTCTTCTAGACAAGGAGCTTTAGTCCAACTAAAGCATCAGCTATGAATTTCCACTGGTTTCTTAGTTTCTGATGCACATACAGTTTTGCAGGTCCTCTGGAATTGACTTGTTTGATCATTAATTGATGGATTCATCATAGTTTTTCTGGAGTTGGAGGTAAGAATTGGATTATAATTTCGATACATAGTTTTTGGAGTTGAGGATTAGATTTTGAAGGCtccttttaagttttagaatGATTTGTCCATAGGAAAATTGAGAAAGATACTTTTGTAGAATTGAATGTTTTTGTTCCTGTCGTTTATGtgcaattttcttttgaaaattcttgctgaaaatatttttaaatatttttttcaaggaATCTGAAATTATGATGAATCATGATTTAAAAATAggggattgtttttttttttatatatttctctatttttttttaaaaaaaattcattataaaaaataaaagtctTAGAAGCTTAGCCCATGTTACACACACTTTATTGATGTAATGAATGATGCCTTATATGTTAAATATAATTAAGTTATAGAAGAATATGTTTTAAGTTATATTTCAATATTTCTACATTTCTACTGTATTTTAATTCTGTATATAATTTTTAGTTCTGTATTTGTTCTACAGTTTACATCAGTAAATCTTCCACTGCTTTTATTTTACCTCCTCTGCGAGCTCAAACTACTGCATAAAAAAGAGGCattaaaaggagaaaaagaaaaggaacaaaaaaaaaaagggaaaagaaactCTTGCCACTTGCTTCTTTTGTTCCCTGTGCAGGTCTTAAGTAGCTTTAAAGCTGTAACTTTGACCAGTCAGGATGCAGTCTTATACCAAGAATTGTGAGTTATAGAAAGATGTGAAACAAAAGCAAAAGTTAGAATCCACTAATGAAATCCAAGAAACAAACAAGAAGCCAGAATGTTAGTTGAATACATATGTTGTCTCTGCTCTTCCTGCATCATTTGCTTGTCCTTGTTCAGTTGTTAATTCCTTCTTTAGCGAATCAAGCTGCTGATATCTCTCTGTCATTAAAGCAACTGCAAAAGCTCTTtgtttccttcttcttcaagaatctCGGGAGGTGTTTCTTTGGTGAGGGAAGCTTCATCACCTTTAATAAACTTGATAAAGAAAATTACTTTGGCAAAAGCAAGTGTTTTATGGCCAATGCTGCAGTCAAGAGAGGGCCTATTGGCTACATGAATGTGTATATATTCTCTAATCCATCTTCCAAACAGGTGAAGTTTCCATGCTCCAGCCTCTGGTTCTCATCATGCTCTACCTGGAGGCCTCCCTGACTTCCCAGCTCTCCtgagaaaaacaaataaaataaaaacaggaAAAGGATGGTGGTCAGGCACATGGCAACATTTGGCAAGGCAGTTCCTGAACTCAGGTGACAACATTGAACACTGCCCATGGCCATTTGATTTTTGTTTTAGTAGTTAATAGGGTCTGGGATTGGATCAATGAGCACCTTTGTCATCATGGGAACCCTATGGAGTTCATGCTGCATATGGACATTTTCATGGAGGTTAATCATTTTCAACTTGCCTATTCAATTGTGGTTTGTGATGATGATAGGGTCACAACTTGTGACGTTTTCATCAGAGATCAAAACTTGCATGAAGGGGGCTTAATGAACACTCGTGTTcagtttctcttttcttttcttctaagAATAGTGGTCACATAGAAAAGGAATGATCTTATTGGCTTCATCTCAATTATGCAAATACCGTTTTATTCTTTCAGAAATGGTTTGCGTTGTTTTCATCTCAGCTTGGATTAcagggtagaagaagaaaatatgATGTTTCAGGGTACACCATCAATTAAGGTGTTACATATGCAATGTTTCTTCTATTTTCATGAAGATAGAGCTTACTTTACACTTCTAAATGACAACATGAACAGAAGCAACTTCATTTAATTATGAAATAAAGAAATACTTTTATGCAATTATGTGATATGAACAAATTACCTGTTGTGAATAGGATCAGCGCCATTGGGAACTCTTCTCTTGCTACTGGAGAAAGGATCCAAGTTCTTGTGATCTGTTACTACTGACCGAGATGTCGACGAAGGTACAGCAGGAGCAACCACAGGTGACACAACTCTTGCCCCTGCACAACGTGCTCTTGCCATGGACACCAGGAGGGCAATGTAGAACAAGAATGCCAAGCCACTGCAAACGTCTCTTCTCATCTCTGCTGTCAGCTCTTCCTCTCAAAGCCAAATTCTGAGAGGAGGAACAAGGCAATGGATGCCTTATTAGTCTGTGCAAATTCTTATACTGGgggattttgtttttcttttttggtCACCTTTAGTTTTGCTCTGGTGTCTTTTACTTTTATCTTTGGAGTTTGGAAGTGATTCTGTATTGCTTTTGTGGGACTGCGAAGGGGGGGAGGACAAAAGCAAGTAGGTACTGAACGTGAAGTATTTATTTGGAGCTCCCTTGCTTTGGGACCAACTGGGCCCACCCAATCCTTCTTGCCTTGGCACTGTCTCAGAAATCAGATCAGATCGGATGAGAGCTTAATTTGGCAGTGCTTTAAAGATTCAGTAGTGAAACATGACTATTGTTCATCAAAATTTACTGCTCTTTCTGTCATTGTAATCAAACCAAGGATGAAGTTTATGAATATCTAGTTTGATTACTTTAGTTCAAAGAGGAATTTAAAAATGCTGAACTTACCAAAACACTGCCTCGGGGAGAAATGTTGAGGGTAGAATAAGGGGAGAGAGCTGGGGGTGAATTGGAGTCAATTCCTCTGTTCATGTTTCCAACAGGACACATTGCAGAGATACTTTGGATCTTGCTATTCCTGTGTATCCTGCAGAGACAAGTGGTCCAACAAGGAGACAAGTAGTTAAGGGTGGCCGATCAGATGACAGAAATTGAAGCTGTCCTTGTTGAACTTGCATAGGTAAGTGACCTAACACAGGCAAATTACATGAGGATGATCTATCAAGTTACAACACAAGCTGTCTGGAACCCTGCAGCATTGCTTGGCAAAAGAGTGAATAAGTTTGGCAGGTAACCTACAAAAGACTCCAAAAGAGAAAGTAATATACCGAATCTGACCGCAGTAGTAGCATGCCTCTATGTGTTGGGAGCATCAGTTGGAAACATTGCCCCCGCATGAAAGCTGCAGCTTCTGGGATTAACAAATCTCAAGTCTATCCTCAAGTTGGTAAGATGAAAGGGTTCCTGTTGAAAGTTGATCACCTTTATCAGAACCGAAGATCATGAAAGATCCTTATCACCCAATTGAAATCAAGTGTGGGTTACCTTTAAAAGCTTGATGCTTCACAGTTTGAATTTATCATCTCTAGCTGTAAGCACAAATACAAGACAGTAGGATGGCcaacaaaaatatttgaaagtAAATAAACTCGTACTCTTGCTTCAGATGACTGTCTAGCAATAAGATGCAAAAGTGTATCGAATACGTCATATCGAGTAGAAGATTCTCGCATTATGGCAAGTGACATGAGTTGTTTAATTAGTCCGTAAAAGGCTGATATCACATACGGCAATGAATCCCTTAACAACTGCTAAGGGATTTAAAGTTCATGTGCTTAGCAATAATTTTCATTCATTTTCACCGAAGGAACTGATAAacgaaaagaaaaatcaaagaacAATTTGTGTAGTAAGAATGTTCAGACTGTACACACATTTCATCGATCACAGGAAGTAAACATCACTGTATAATCTGTAATATATGGAAACACAAACTAACAAGTACTCAACAAATTGCTTGTATAGTGAGAAAATGTTCTCTATATCCCAAAGCACAATCCTGTGGATGAATTGGGTGGCTCTCTTCTGTGTAGATCGTATTAGCATTTGAAGCCATGGCAAACTGACAAGATTATGATGAGGATAAGTGCAACGATAATGCCCAAGACAATCAGCTTAATCTTCATATTCTGAAACCACATCTTCCACCTCATCGCTGTTCCTTTCTGCCTGAAATCTTGTGCCTGCAATCGGGAAAAAAGAAATACACTTGCAGCTCAAGGTCTCGCAAGAGGCTATTGATCAGATTCATATTATTCACATGCACAAAGACTCATCAAAAGATGAATTTTAGGAACCTGAGAGCGAAGGGTCTCTGTTTTGTCAACAAGAACATCAATCATCACCCCACGATCAAACACCTAAAGCAACAAAAAATGTTAATCCCAAACGTATAGGAAAATGGTTGCATCATGGAAAATAAAAGATGTTTATATAATACAATCGAAAAACCTTCACAATGTTTTCCATCATAACTCCTTTGACTTCTGAAACTTGAGCTTTCAACTCAGCCAACTTGCTTATCTCCTCAGGATGGTCCGCACAATACTGCATGTGCTCTTTAAGCTTAGACCTTCAATGTCGATAAGAAAAAATCTTCATTATTGATCAGTTTTTGAAAATCAGAAGCAAAAATGATTTGACTGTCAAAAGTTGGCCAGAATAATACCCAAATTCTCGATTGAGGCTGTTAGCCACTGCTGTTGCAGCTTTACCACCTCCATATCTTTTGTTGAAGTCTTCTTTGATCCTATCAAGGAATGCTATGGGGACTTGCCTGCCAATTGCCTCAATAGCCAAAACACAATATGCTGCAATATTCAAGGTTTTTCTTCAGCACCTTTGTATAAGATCCAGAATTTGTGGATATTCAATATAGTAAAAACAgggatacaaaaaaaaaaaaaaacacttgcaAGAATTAAAACAGATTAAATGCCTGCAAAACTCCAGAAATGCTGAAGAAATAGACCATCAAGAAAGAAGACAGAAATGAAAACCCTTCTATAGGATACGCCACACCATATTTTACACTACAACACAGACAGACTATAATTCTTACTTCAACACTTTAAGAAACTAAGTCTACTCACAAAAAAGGATTTTCGTGCATCAACTATCCATTCCTCCATCCTTTCACTCAGTGCTGATCATCTGTCGTAAAAGTTCCTGGCTTACCTCTTTCAATGGTTAATTCTATAGACACCAGAAGAAATAATTATGATGAGGAATGATACGGCTTGTTGTTAGTGACCCCAAAAATAAAGTGGGGTCGATAATCAAGGTGATGTGGTAGTCAAGGTCAAAATGAGGTGATAGTGAAAGTCAAGGTGTATGTATCCGAACGGACCACTTTCAACGGGGCTCGGCTCTCCATTTCACATGGGCATAACTCTCAACATTATCCCGAATAACCACATAACCGACCGGACCTATGAGGCTCAACTCCCTACTTCttatgggcatgactcccaacatTATCCCAAGCGGCCACATAGCTAGCAGGACCTACGGGGCTCAACTCTCTACTATTCATGAGTAGGGCTCCCAGCATAAACTCGGCTGGCTACATAGTCAGTCAAACCTACATGACTCAGCTCTTCACTCCTCATGAACAAGGTTTCTAGCATAAATCCGGATGGACACAGAGCCGACCCGATCTAAGAGGTTTAATTCCCCACTCCTCATGAGCAGGGCTTCTAGCATAAACCTGActgttagggatgtaaatgaaccaaacgattTGCGAGATATTCAAAGCTCGATTTGGTAAAAAGCtcattcgagttcgttcgtttattttatcgagccgagttcgagctcgatttcgagctggACAGTTttatcaagccgagctcgagcttaaggacattcggctcgtgagctcgtgaacatgttcatttATAGGTTCACGAgctcgggctcgagctcggctcgtttaaaggGCTCACGAACATGTTTGTTAATAGGCTCGTgaactcgagctcgagctcggctcaattaaagggctcgcgaacatgttcaatGATGTATTGAGTTTGAAAGTTTAATGTAGTAGTTTGCTATGTTCAATGATGTGTTgagtttagatttttttaattgttaggtttgttgaatatttattcaaacAAGTTTTTAAACTCGCTTAACAAGCTTgcaaaacgagccttaaaacgagctctaaaatgagcccgagctcgcttaacgagttaggttcgttatgataatcgagctaataacgagccgagctcgaactattCGTGAGCTTAGTAATTCCAAaacgagccaagctcgaaccttatgataaaagttcgattcgagctcgagccaagCTTGAGCccaaatataacttaaacgagtcaAACTTGAGCCTAATATTGTttggctcggttcggctcgtttacatccctaccgACTGTCAATAGAGTCAGCCAGACATACAAGACTCAACTCCTCACTTCTCATGAACAGAGCTTCCAGCATAAACCCGACCGGAAATAGTGCCGACCAAACCTAATGACTTAGCTTCTCGCTCCTCGTGAATAAGACTTCTAGCATAAATCCGGATGGCCACAGAGCCAGCTGGACCTACGGGACTCAACTCCCCACTCCTCATGAGTAGGGCTCCCAACATAAACTAGGGTAACCACAGTGTCGGCCAGACTTACAGGACTCAGCTCCTCACTCCTCATGAGCACGACTTCCAGCATAAACCCGGCTAGTAATAGAGTCGGCCGAACCTACAAGATTCGACTCCTCACTCCTCATGAACAGGGCTTCCAGCATAAATCCCAGCCGGAAATAGAGCCGGTCAGACCTACGTGACTTAGCTTCTCGCTCCTCATAAACAAGACTTTCAGCATAAACCCGAACAACTACAGAGCCGGCAGGACCTAcggggctcagctccccactccTCATGAGTAGGACTCCGAGCATAAACTAAGGTGACCACAAAGTCGCCCGGACTTACAGGACTCAGCTCCTCACTCCTCATGAACAGGGCATAAACTCGGCCGGTAATAGAGTCGGTCGAACCTACAGGACTCGACTCCTCACTCCTCATGAACAAGCCTTCTAGCATAAATCCAGGCCGACAATAGAGTCGGTCAGACCTACGGGGCTCAGCTCCTCACTCCTCATGAACAGGGCTCCTAGAATAAACCCAAGTGGCCACAAAGTCGGCCGGACCTAcggggctcagctccccactctGCACACGGACATAGTTCTCAGCTTAAACCTGGTCAGCTCCAGGCCGATCGGACTTCCTCTGGAAGATAATATTATTAAAGAATCATAACAATCTGTAAGAGAATAACTACTTACTAGAGAATATTCCATTGCTGACATATACACCCAAGAGAACCTTCCTCTGCCTAAAGGAAGGCTACAGTACATTCTTCACCACCCGACATATTCTAACACCAGACATTTACCGTCTCATTATTACGGAAGTTATAAGAGGTGGTATAAAAGTGGTTCTCTCTATTGGCCAGGTACGCTCATGCATTCGGATAAGCATTCACATGCGTACGTGCACGCGCGCATCTATACTATTATTCTATTGTttatcttcttctccattttcgtccGGCTACTGTTCTGACTTGAGTGTAGGAGTGTCTGCACTAGGGATCCCCTCCTTGATTCTCGCTCTAATGTTCCCTTTGACTTTGTTTGTGGTGTGCGTAGATCCGCAACTTTTAGCTTAAGGTCCGCAGCTCTCAGCTCGAAGTCTTTCCTCCATAAATACTCTTGCCATCTCACCGGTGACCTATCTATTCAGCTTCTGGACGGAATCAAGAACTTGTAGGTTGGCATCTTTGAGGCTCTAGGGAGATGGGCCCAACATAATTAACTACGAGCATATACAAATCCAGTCCAATTATAGCTCTAGCTCTAGCTCTAGCTGTAGCTGTAGCTCGGAGAAATTGAtcacttaaatattattttagtaTCCATATTACAAACGGTAAACATGATAAAACTGCACCTGATTATTTTGTTTACCTAATAAACATCACTTAATTCATATCTCCGTAAAATAATTCAATACATAATGACCACAAACTTGATTGACAATATTTATTTGTTACAACTTGCTTCCTTTATTCTGTTTATTAATGAagcaatatttttataattaaagcCCTACAATTTGAGATAAAATAAGCAGCATGATTTACTAATTGAAGAAATCAATGCCAATAACTGTTAGAAGTACATTGTGTATCTTATAAGCAAAAAGACTCATGCAAAGTAGAGTTGCAAAGCAAAATATGCCACCATTTTACTGCATTgtagggaaaaaatgaaagataAAATGATCTAATGGAGATCATAGATCCAATAATACCTAACTCTGTGTTCACCATTGCTTATTTAGATAAATACTATTGTGTAACATTGGAATTTGTAGTAATTAGAAAATCTTAAGAACGAGCAACTTGTGAAAATGCATTTCACATATTCGACACGCTTTCATAAGCAAAAGCATGTTGTTCAGCGCATGTTCAAAGTTGCATTGTAAGTCATATCAAGTCAAAGAGTACAACTTTCATCAGAATGCTAACGCTAAATAAGTAGAAGAGAAATGTTTCCGTAGCAATATTTTATAGCATGAGAAACAACACTTAGAGCGGATCAAAGCTAACAAAGAATACTATGTATTCCa encodes the following:
- the LOC122040120 gene encoding putative vesicle-associated membrane protein 726, which gives rise to MGQQSLIYSFVARGTVILAEYTEFQGNFSSIAVQFLQKLPASNNRVTYICDGHTCNYLVEDGYTYCVLAIEAIGRQVPIAFLDRIKEDFNKRYGGGKAATAVANSLNREFGSKLKEHMQYCADHPEEISKLAELKAQVSEVKGVMMENIVKVFDRGVMIDVLVDKTETLRSQAQDFRQKGTAMRWKMWFQNMKIKLIVLGIIVALILIIILSVCHGFKC